One window of Caldivirga sp. genomic DNA carries:
- a CDS encoding SRPBCC family protein: MIQFKVTKRINVPRDTLWSIISMIEEYPKYWHGHREVKIVGNSGGKLLVNVKFAFKGPLNHGMAYVELGDYTVIFNFLKGPFKGTHIIKVMNGELTSEWNIKLHPLLMPMGRWIIRHFKQGSEHALERVIKDAELIKEAH; encoded by the coding sequence ATGATTCAATTCAAGGTTACTAAGAGGATCAACGTACCTAGGGACACCTTATGGAGCATCATCTCTATGATTGAAGAATACCCAAAGTATTGGCATGGCCATAGGGAAGTTAAAATAGTGGGAAATAGTGGAGGTAAACTCCTAGTTAATGTAAAGTTCGCATTTAAGGGCCCACTAAACCATGGTATGGCATACGTGGAGTTGGGTGATTATACGGTTATCTTCAATTTCCTGAAGGGCCCATTTAAGGGTACTCATATCATTAAGGTTATGAATGGGGAATTAACCAGCGAATGGAACATTAAACTTCACCCACTCCTAATGCCAATGGGTAGGTGGATAATTAGGCACTTTAAGCAGGGCTCTGAGCATGCATTGGAGAGAGTAATTAAGGACGCTGAATTAATCAAGGAGGCTCATTAA
- a CDS encoding RIO1 family regulatory kinase/ATPase — protein MSISNVVASYNELSKLDLRVLRVIEVLHRNYEYVPVRRIVKYMNLSEEVINKSISKMNKLKLLVRRGPDNVRLTFPAYDILSIHTMVKRGVIDAIAPTPLGVGKESDVYAAESSSGDKYALKFHRIGRVSFRNTRKYRVWIGERRHITWLYEAKISAHMEYMALTEAYRAKVPVPKPRAITRHLVAMEYINGIELFKIRLSNPESVLEQIISAIEDLLRINVIHGDLNEYNILVNPSSEKITIIDWPQWMYANVKGSKTILMRDLNIILRYFKSNYGLNISIDAVMGRLAPLIPSSELPPEKVYSRLIKRITSLVS, from the coding sequence ATGAGCATAAGTAATGTAGTAGCGTCCTATAATGAATTAAGTAAACTTGATTTAAGGGTTCTTAGGGTAATTGAGGTTCTTCACAGGAATTATGAATATGTCCCGGTTAGGAGGATTGTCAAATACATGAACTTAAGTGAGGAGGTTATTAATAAGTCCATTTCCAAGATGAATAAGCTTAAACTACTGGTTAGGAGGGGTCCTGATAATGTTAGGTTAACTTTCCCGGCATACGACATATTGTCAATCCACACTATGGTTAAGAGAGGCGTCATAGATGCTATAGCCCCTACGCCTCTTGGGGTTGGTAAGGAATCAGACGTTTATGCCGCTGAGTCATCAAGTGGAGATAAGTATGCGTTGAAGTTTCACAGGATTGGTAGGGTTAGCTTTAGGAATACTAGAAAGTATAGGGTTTGGATTGGGGAGAGGAGGCACATTACTTGGCTTTATGAAGCCAAGATATCAGCCCACATGGAGTACATGGCCCTTACTGAGGCCTATAGGGCTAAGGTACCTGTACCAAAACCCAGGGCTATTACGAGACACTTGGTGGCTATGGAGTACATTAATGGCATTGAACTGTTTAAGATTAGGTTAAGTAACCCAGAGAGCGTTCTTGAGCAGATTATTTCAGCAATCGAGGATCTCCTAAGGATAAACGTAATCCACGGTGACTTAAACGAGTACAATATACTAGTTAACCCAAGTAGCGAGAAGATAACGATAATAGATTGGCCACAATGGATGTACGCTAATGTTAAGGGATCCAAGACTATCCTCATGAGGGATCTCAACATAATACTAAGGTACTTCAAGTCAAACTACGGGTTAAACATAAGCATTGATGCCGTCATGGGTAGGCTAGCGCCCCTAATACCAAGCAGTGAATTACCACCAGAGAAGGTGTACTCTAGGTTAATTAAGAGGATTACCTCCCTAGTTAGTTAG
- a CDS encoding dihydrodipicolinate synthase family protein, translating to MSAFPEPPRDVYDMIRNGVAIVAHPLALTRDRRIDESRQRALTIYYLVSGAGGVAIGVHTTQFKVHENGMYEPLLKITAETIDQCSGRVGKVVKVAGIVGNTQQAVKEARLAYGLGYHAGLVSLHSLAGEPQDRIIEHVKAVAREIPVFGFYLQPAVGGVRLSYGFWRRLIEEVENMVAIKVAPFNRYATIDVARAVADAGKVGEVALYTGNDDNIIIDLLTKFKFTDRRGGINEVKVVGGLLGHWSFWTKRSMEIFRLVKSVAESEHIPKELLTLSAQITDVNGAVFDAANDFKGVIPGINEVLRRSRLLTGRWTLNQDEDLSPGQLEEINRVYSSYPHLRDDDFTVKHVDEWIRGECTGWGELRELSLSDVKLMLSGAYGR from the coding sequence ATGAGTGCTTTTCCTGAACCGCCGCGGGATGTGTATGATATGATTAGGAATGGTGTAGCCATAGTTGCTCACCCACTTGCCTTAACTAGGGATAGGAGGATTGATGAATCTAGGCAGAGAGCCTTAACAATATACTACCTAGTTTCAGGGGCTGGGGGAGTGGCGATTGGTGTCCACACTACTCAGTTTAAGGTTCATGAGAATGGTATGTATGAACCCCTACTTAAGATTACTGCTGAGACTATTGATCAATGCAGTGGGAGGGTTGGTAAGGTTGTTAAGGTGGCTGGCATTGTTGGTAATACACAGCAGGCAGTTAAGGAGGCTAGGTTAGCCTATGGGCTTGGTTACCATGCTGGGTTAGTTAGCCTACATAGCCTAGCTGGGGAGCCTCAGGATAGGATTATTGAACATGTGAAGGCCGTAGCCAGGGAGATACCGGTCTTCGGTTTCTACCTTCAACCAGCAGTGGGTGGTGTTAGGCTTAGTTACGGCTTCTGGAGGAGACTTATTGAGGAGGTTGAGAACATGGTTGCCATTAAGGTCGCTCCCTTCAACCGGTACGCTACCATTGATGTTGCAAGGGCTGTGGCTGATGCTGGTAAGGTTGGGGAGGTTGCCTTATACACGGGTAATGATGATAATATAATTATTGACCTATTAACCAAGTTCAAGTTCACTGATAGGCGTGGAGGCATTAATGAGGTTAAGGTAGTGGGTGGGTTACTTGGCCACTGGTCCTTCTGGACTAAGAGATCCATGGAGATATTTAGGCTTGTTAAGTCAGTGGCTGAATCAGAGCATATACCTAAGGAATTACTAACCCTAAGCGCCCAAATTACTGATGTTAATGGTGCAGTGTTTGATGCTGCCAATGACTTCAAGGGAGTGATACCAGGTATTAATGAGGTTCTCAGGAGGAGTCGCCTACTTACTGGTAGGTGGACGCTTAACCAGGATGAGGACTTGTCCCCAGGGCAACTTGAGGAAATCAACAGGGTTTACTCATCTTACCCGCACCTTAGGGATGATGACTTCACTGTGAAGCACGTTGATGAGTGGATTAGGGGTGAGTGCACTGGGTGGGGTGAATTAAGGGAGTTAAGCTTAAGTGATGTTAAGCTAATGTTAAGTGGTGCTTATGGTCGTTGA
- a CDS encoding GNAT family N-acetyltransferase, producing the protein MISIREFRDGDEVECSRVLKRAFEWYMKLPGSQWLEKKLSPENVRKSALDGITMVAVEGDSIVGCVNFTISDYNAAYVSIIGVLPEYSRRGIGSLLLEETERLCSERGVRKIWLMVSHINHAAILFYLKHNYEIAGFLKNMTLNGVHEVIMAKDLR; encoded by the coding sequence ATGATTTCTATAAGAGAGTTCAGGGATGGGGATGAAGTCGAATGTTCAAGGGTTCTTAAAAGAGCATTTGAGTGGTATATGAAGCTACCTGGATCGCAGTGGCTTGAGAAGAAGTTATCGCCTGAGAATGTGAGGAAGAGCGCATTGGATGGTATAACAATGGTGGCTGTTGAGGGCGATTCAATAGTAGGGTGTGTTAACTTCACTATAAGTGATTATAATGCTGCGTACGTATCAATAATTGGTGTTTTACCTGAATACTCAAGGCGAGGCATTGGATCCCTATTATTAGAGGAAACTGAAAGATTATGCAGTGAACGTGGAGTTAGGAAAATATGGTTAATGGTATCGCACATAAATCACGCCGCAATATTATTCTACCTTAAACATAACTATGAGATAGCGGGATTCTTAAAAAATATGACGTTGAATGGTGTCCATGAAGTAATTATGGCTAAGGACTTAAGGTGA
- a CDS encoding ABC transporter substrate-binding protein, with the protein MDLRTVTSLVLVVILVAAVGYLAYRVNQPVKPTTTTSVVTSVVTTTVTSATTVTTTSVNTVTTTSVTTTVTTATVTSTATITSTTTIPAQSLRIASLDPACSQILFSLGLGDKVILLDVYSKQILSYFNVTIPSNVTVLNSIWPVPSIEAVVNASPTIICYDLGFYGPSNLASFSSIGIPLVIINGTADKTFQQIAADVYLTAKALGVPEKGLTVASWIINNVKSIEDKVAGLPKPTVIFMDWYNPVYSPSNITFIGYEITVAGGLDIVNTTIPWPTLTPSQVVAYNSDYIIASDFMGNCSSTLAAIMQIPGINYTKAVRERHVYILGNLATSLVEEPGPLSVYGAEVIAAILHPEAFGISNVPQCISSEWVMSNLRPTFPSQEG; encoded by the coding sequence ATGGATCTAAGGACAGTAACCTCACTGGTGCTGGTGGTTATACTGGTTGCGGCTGTGGGCTACTTAGCCTACAGGGTTAATCAACCAGTTAAACCCACCACAACTACATCGGTTGTGACATCAGTAGTAACCACTACTGTTACATCAGCAACAACAGTAACCACCACTTCAGTTAATACAGTAACAACAACCTCAGTTACCACCACTGTAACCACGGCTACAGTAACTAGTACGGCCACCATTACGTCAACAACCACCATTCCGGCTCAATCCCTCAGGATCGCATCCCTGGATCCAGCTTGCTCCCAAATACTATTCTCCTTGGGTCTAGGTGATAAGGTCATTCTACTTGATGTTTATTCAAAACAAATACTGAGTTACTTCAACGTAACGATACCATCAAACGTCACAGTGCTTAACTCAATATGGCCTGTACCATCAATAGAGGCTGTGGTTAATGCATCCCCAACGATAATATGCTACGACCTAGGCTTCTATGGACCAAGTAACCTAGCCTCCTTCTCAAGTATAGGTATACCGTTAGTAATAATAAACGGAACCGCTGATAAAACATTCCAGCAGATTGCGGCAGACGTCTACTTAACGGCCAAGGCCCTTGGCGTACCTGAGAAGGGATTAACGGTGGCATCTTGGATAATTAACAATGTTAAGTCTATTGAAGATAAGGTGGCCGGCTTACCTAAACCCACCGTTATATTCATGGATTGGTATAACCCGGTCTACTCACCGTCAAACATAACCTTCATAGGCTATGAAATAACGGTGGCAGGGGGTCTAGACATAGTTAACACGACTATACCATGGCCAACGTTAACGCCAAGCCAAGTAGTGGCTTACAACTCAGACTATATAATAGCCAGTGACTTCATGGGTAACTGTTCATCAACATTAGCGGCGATAATGCAGATCCCGGGGATAAACTACACTAAGGCCGTTAGGGAGAGGCACGTTTACATACTGGGTAACTTAGCTACAAGCCTAGTTGAGGAGCCAGGGCCATTATCAGTTTATGGAGCTGAGGTTATAGCCGCTATCCTGCATCCTGAGGCTTTTGGAATAAGTAATGTACCCCAATGCATAAGTAGTGAATGGGTGATGAGTAATCTAAGGCCAACTTTCCCAAGTCAGGAAGGCTAA
- a CDS encoding APC family permease codes for MRRGKLTLWEATAVGLGNIIGAGIFVMAGSAINLAGPGALLAFIITALLAMSVGLNSAEMASAFPSVEGGVYSFARLTLGDSVGFLVGLLRVVSYIIGGAAVALGFSGYLTSLDAPRYLIYPTSITLIVALSILYKAGLKIASEFEKYLTSINIAGLVIFIVAGLIYSGPLKTSHFKPLLPHGLFGLIESSSLAFFAYSGFNTIATLTPSVKEGERNVPKAIMLSLAITTVIYILVVFTMLYIAPWQLYGTRPDPLSFALEEARAPMAIRLTVSSVALLSTFTVTLSMIIAGVRTMEQMAYDNVIPRSVARGNRPLLIVTIAMLISLALGNVETLGLVANFGVVFSYITTPIAVIVIRRRGITGSFKTPMYPILQILAIILSLLVTSALGYKSLEIGAMTLIVGILVYELHEEFNLIEKKHHNSVAKD; via the coding sequence ATGAGGAGGGGAAAGTTAACGCTTTGGGAAGCTACCGCAGTGGGTTTAGGTAACATTATTGGCGCTGGAATATTCGTTATGGCTGGTTCAGCAATAAACCTAGCGGGCCCTGGAGCTCTACTAGCCTTCATAATAACCGCCCTCCTGGCCATGAGTGTTGGGTTAAATAGTGCTGAAATGGCCTCAGCATTCCCAAGTGTTGAGGGTGGTGTTTACTCCTTTGCTAGGTTAACCTTAGGTGACTCAGTTGGTTTCCTAGTTGGCCTACTTAGGGTAGTTTCATACATTATAGGTGGGGCTGCTGTTGCATTAGGCTTCTCAGGATACTTAACCTCACTGGATGCGCCACGTTACTTAATTTACCCAACCTCAATCACCCTAATAGTAGCTTTATCCATACTATATAAGGCCGGCTTAAAGATTGCATCTGAGTTTGAGAAGTACTTAACCTCAATAAACATAGCCGGCTTAGTAATTTTCATAGTGGCTGGGTTAATATACTCTGGTCCACTTAAGACAAGTCACTTTAAACCCCTCCTACCTCATGGTTTATTCGGTTTAATCGAATCCTCATCACTAGCCTTCTTTGCGTATTCAGGCTTCAACACTATAGCCACCTTAACGCCATCAGTGAAGGAGGGTGAGAGGAATGTACCTAAGGCAATAATGCTGTCACTAGCCATAACAACAGTAATATATATTCTTGTGGTCTTCACAATGCTGTACATAGCACCATGGCAACTCTATGGGACTAGGCCTGATCCATTAAGCTTCGCCCTTGAGGAAGCTAGGGCACCAATGGCTATTAGGCTTACTGTATCGTCGGTTGCATTATTATCAACATTCACAGTAACCCTCTCAATGATTATAGCTGGTGTAAGAACTATGGAACAGATGGCCTACGATAACGTAATACCAAGGAGCGTTGCTAGGGGCAATAGGCCACTGTTAATAGTCACTATAGCAATGCTTATTTCACTGGCGCTTGGTAACGTTGAAACCCTTGGGCTCGTGGCTAATTTCGGTGTAGTATTCTCATACATAACTACACCAATAGCTGTTATAGTAATTAGAAGGAGGGGGATAACTGGATCCTTTAAGACCCCCATGTACCCAATACTGCAAATACTAGCGATAATACTGTCCCTACTAGTAACCAGTGCATTAGGCTATAAGTCACTTGAGATAGGGGCCATGACGCTAATCGTAGGTATACTAGTTTACGAACTGCATGAGGAGTTTAATTTAATTGAGAAAAAGCACCATAACTCAGTAGCTAAGGATTAG
- a CDS encoding ABC transporter ATP-binding protein: MHQHKVLVEFKEAHIGYGSRIVVRGLSLTVEEGGLTVLLGPNGSGKTTIMKAIFGSARVIKGQLIVNGSVAYAPAELDGLVNLTVLETVKTARRGYRWVNDEEAKRALREIGIINLANLRLSELSTGQKRLTMIARAMASGADLILIDEPTANLDPGNRRRIIELILRLSKQGTVMVATHDVDIALAAKQVVMVKDGYVIGVGEPNQVLTEEKLTQLYGIRARLIKENNEEHVIFPLY, from the coding sequence GTGCATCAACATAAGGTACTGGTGGAGTTTAAGGAGGCTCACATAGGTTATGGATCAAGGATAGTGGTTAGGGGACTGAGTCTAACCGTTGAAGAGGGTGGCTTAACAGTTCTCCTAGGCCCCAATGGTAGTGGTAAGACAACCATAATGAAGGCGATATTTGGTTCAGCAAGGGTGATTAAGGGCCAGTTAATAGTCAATGGTTCAGTGGCCTATGCCCCAGCGGAGTTGGATGGTTTAGTTAACTTAACGGTATTGGAGACTGTTAAGACAGCTAGGAGGGGTTATAGGTGGGTTAATGATGAGGAGGCTAAGCGTGCCTTAAGGGAAATAGGCATTATTAACCTAGCCAACTTAAGGTTAAGTGAATTGAGTACGGGTCAGAAGAGATTAACCATGATAGCTAGGGCCATGGCGAGTGGGGCTGACCTGATACTCATAGATGAACCAACTGCAAACCTGGATCCAGGCAATAGGCGTAGGATAATTGAACTAATACTAAGATTATCTAAACAAGGCACTGTAATGGTGGCAACCCACGATGTAGACATAGCCTTGGCGGCAAAGCAAGTAGTCATGGTGAAGGACGGCTACGTAATAGGTGTGGGGGAACCAAACCAAGTGTTAACGGAGGAGAAGCTAACCCAACTATACGGCATAAGAGCAAGGCTCATTAAGGAAAACAACGAGGAGCATGTAATATTTCCATTATATTAA
- a CDS encoding transcription elongation factor NusA: MRIPFCEFCVKTRLFCSKCQSLLNSGQYEMYDVDVIDAILKLTDNDQKLKNMLSNVEYYKSYEIDDSYFVALKGIRRVPINVVRQLEDKLSEALNRRVKIIEYTADINELVTQVAYPARPTVATTWLPDGTNETEVRIMRRDARRLRLRPSDMARLLSAITNKNVKVKVISHDQLNTA, encoded by the coding sequence ATGCGGATTCCGTTCTGCGAGTTCTGCGTGAAGACGAGGCTGTTTTGCAGTAAGTGCCAGTCTCTGCTTAACAGTGGGCAGTATGAGATGTATGACGTAGATGTCATAGATGCAATACTTAAGTTAACCGATAATGATCAGAAGCTTAAGAATATGCTGAGTAATGTAGAGTATTATAAGTCCTATGAGATTGATGACTCATACTTCGTGGCTCTAAAGGGTATTAGGCGAGTGCCGATTAATGTTGTTAGGCAACTTGAGGATAAGCTCTCTGAAGCCCTCAATAGGAGGGTTAAGATAATTGAATACACTGCAGACATTAATGAATTAGTAACACAAGTAGCCTACCCAGCTAGGCCAACTGTTGCAACAACCTGGCTACCTGATGGAACCAATGAAACTGAGGTTAGGATAATGAGGAGGGATGCTAGGAGACTTAGACTTAGACCCTCCGATATGGCTAGGTTACTGAGTGCCATAACTAACAAGAACGTTAAAGTGAAGGTAATTAGCCACGACCAGTTAAACACCGCGTAA
- a CDS encoding ArsR family transcriptional regulator: MAEFKPDIVVLPGRLEASIEEGSYVVMSERNFNVVFNDINLTVVSSIAKGISRFNELLKATSVPRGQLSRHLRTLIKSGWLIKGSSGYGFAASVYVVSTVEEVNGTIIIRLLPNKGAFVDPVHGLVIFRDSARDYCSTCPLRMLCTRNVKDMAIKHGIKLHSPEPAEAYMEIFRNLILLNLVKRFKTGSVNLRVLGN; this comes from the coding sequence ATGGCCGAGTTTAAGCCTGATATTGTTGTACTTCCAGGTAGACTTGAGGCAAGTATTGAGGAGGGCTCCTACGTGGTGATGAGTGAACGTAATTTTAACGTGGTTTTCAATGACATTAACTTAACAGTAGTATCATCAATAGCTAAGGGCATCAGTAGGTTTAATGAATTACTTAAGGCAACATCAGTACCTAGGGGGCAGTTATCAAGGCACTTAAGGACTCTTATTAAGAGTGGATGGTTAATTAAAGGTTCCAGTGGCTATGGTTTCGCTGCATCAGTCTACGTAGTATCCACTGTAGAGGAGGTTAATGGCACAATCATAATCAGATTACTACCAAATAAGGGAGCCTTCGTGGATCCAGTTCATGGCCTTGTAATATTCAGGGATTCGGCAAGAGACTACTGTTCAACATGCCCACTTAGAATGCTCTGCACTAGGAACGTTAAGGACATGGCTATTAAACACGGAATTAAGTTGCATTCACCAGAACCAGCTGAAGCATACATGGAGATTTTCAGGAACCTAATACTACTTAATCTAGTTAAAAGGTTCAAGACAGGTTCAGTCAACTTAAGGGTTCTGGGTAACTAG
- a CDS encoding 50S ribosomal protein L30, producing MQNTQEAEQGRGHGRVIVAAVRIRGLADAEPDVRHTLNLLRLRRRFTCSVYVLSDSIRGMLKTVESWATWGELNRDTLIQLLRRRGRLVGDLPLTDEYLKKYGWGSVEELVDAYLKGEVKSLWCRRNERPKMINGKASCIPGLKPFFRLHPPKGGFKGSIKKPYGAGGELGYRGLGINELILSMI from the coding sequence ATGCAAAATACCCAGGAGGCTGAGCAGGGTAGGGGTCATGGGAGGGTTATTGTAGCTGCAGTTAGGATTAGGGGATTGGCTGATGCTGAACCAGATGTTAGGCATACGCTTAACCTACTGAGGCTTAGGCGTAGGTTCACCTGCAGCGTATACGTGTTATCGGATTCAATCAGGGGGATGCTTAAGACTGTTGAAAGTTGGGCTACGTGGGGTGAGTTAAATAGGGATACCTTGATTCAACTGCTTAGGAGAAGGGGTAGGCTTGTTGGTGACTTACCTCTGACTGATGAGTACCTTAAGAAGTATGGGTGGGGTAGTGTTGAGGAGCTTGTTGATGCTTACCTTAAGGGTGAGGTTAAGAGCCTCTGGTGTAGGAGAAATGAGAGGCCAAAGATGATTAACGGTAAGGCCTCCTGTATACCTGGCCTTAAACCATTCTTTAGACTACATCCACCTAAGGGAGGATTCAAGGGGAGTATTAAGAAGCCTTACGGTGCTGGAGGGGAATTGGGGTATAGGGGTTTAGGCATTAATGAGCTTATACTAAGCATGATCTAG
- a CDS encoding ribosomal biogenesis protein, whose product MVVVLTTSRDASIRLRQFVNELELAIPNAVKVNRGRSGLIDIASVALGIGANYIVMFTSFHGNPSSIVLYRIREDTLIRLPYVITLGGVKLLRDLLPSRPILSKPASMVIVTQPGVQLALILSEVFEVSLFYGNLDDYRNFESIMYIKPVRGECCEVSFIDGLTYAPRGPIIKVKRFKEVNAPGLVVKRLKA is encoded by the coding sequence ATGGTAGTGGTTTTAACCACGTCCAGGGATGCGTCAATAAGGCTTAGGCAATTCGTGAATGAACTTGAGTTAGCCATACCTAATGCGGTTAAGGTTAATAGGGGTAGAAGTGGATTAATAGATATTGCGTCCGTGGCCTTAGGCATTGGGGCTAATTACATAGTTATGTTTACATCATTTCACGGTAATCCATCATCAATTGTTCTATATAGGATCAGGGAGGACACATTAATTAGGCTACCTTACGTAATAACCCTGGGTGGAGTTAAGTTACTTAGGGACCTATTACCTTCCAGGCCTATTTTAAGTAAACCAGCTTCAATGGTTATTGTAACTCAACCTGGTGTTCAATTAGCCCTAATCCTATCGGAGGTTTTTGAGGTGTCATTATTCTACGGTAACCTTGATGATTACAGGAACTTTGAGTCAATAATGTACATTAAACCTGTGAGGGGTGAATGCTGTGAAGTAAGTTTCATAGATGGATTAACCTATGCGCCTAGGGGACCCATCATTAAGGTTAAGAGGTTTAAGGAGGTTAATGCACCTGGTTTAGTAGTTAAGAGGCTTAAGGCCTAG
- a CDS encoding iron ABC transporter permease, with amino-acid sequence MSSSLVKKAVYLLVPILLLAGFILNLILGEVNVPYSCLIHCSQVKYRIIIDYIRLPSTLASILVGYILGASGAVMQGMLRNPLAEPFTTGIASAAVLGGLLGYLMVLVGKLTGLYATLAIPLLALAMALASSLVVVMMGSRLGVIGLILMGILITLLSYAVSMILMLIIESINPTASMQPLYLLYGNISGILWWQFYIILASAAPTMLALAHSSRYVDLLMLGDDVAKASGVNPVAVRRILVTLVSIPLAVSLAFTGVIGFVGIIAPYVVRQMTGRGSGSITIPISGIMGSLILAYSYLASRIMVKGYVIPITAVTGLVGIPLLMWMIAKGGFGAST; translated from the coding sequence ATGAGTAGTTCACTTGTTAAAAAAGCAGTGTATCTTCTAGTCCCAATCCTACTATTAGCTGGTTTCATTCTAAATCTAATACTGGGTGAAGTTAACGTACCCTATAGTTGCCTAATACACTGCAGTCAAGTTAAGTACAGGATCATAATAGACTACATTAGGTTACCCTCAACTTTAGCATCAATACTAGTGGGTTATATACTCGGTGCCTCAGGTGCCGTTATGCAGGGCATGTTGAGGAACCCCTTGGCTGAACCCTTCACCACTGGTATAGCTAGCGCGGCTGTTTTAGGTGGATTATTGGGATACTTAATGGTCCTTGTCGGTAAGTTAACTGGACTCTACGCAACCCTAGCCATACCCCTATTAGCCCTAGCAATGGCCTTAGCATCATCACTGGTGGTGGTTATGATGGGTTCGAGACTTGGGGTGATTGGCCTAATACTAATGGGTATTCTAATAACTCTACTCTCCTATGCAGTATCAATGATACTTATGCTCATCATTGAGTCCATTAACCCCACAGCCTCAATGCAGCCCCTTTACCTACTTTACGGTAACATAAGTGGAATACTTTGGTGGCAATTCTACATCATACTAGCCTCAGCTGCACCAACAATGCTTGCCTTGGCTCACTCGTCGAGGTACGTGGACTTACTAATGCTTGGGGATGATGTAGCCAAGGCCAGTGGAGTAAACCCAGTGGCTGTTAGGAGGATCCTAGTAACCTTAGTCTCAATACCATTAGCCGTATCCCTAGCCTTCACTGGGGTAATAGGGTTTGTAGGCATAATAGCACCGTATGTGGTTAGGCAGATGACTGGAAGAGGTTCAGGTAGTATTACAATACCAATCTCTGGTATTATGGGATCCCTAATACTAGCCTACTCCTACCTAGCCTCTAGGATAATGGTTAAGGGGTATGTAATACCCATAACGGCTGTAACAGGATTAGTGGGAATACCACTACTAATGTGGATGATAGCGAAGGGTGGTTTTGGTGCATCAACATAA
- a CDS encoding preprotein translocase subunit Sec61beta — MSTRRRRRNTGMQPLMSAGLLMFRDVKEIEKVKIPPTVTIMIGLAVPIIVILLYLLVPV; from the coding sequence ATGTCAACTAGGCGTAGGAGGAGGAATACTGGTATGCAACCCTTAATGAGCGCGGGCTTACTTATGTTTAGGGATGTTAAGGAGATTGAGAAGGTTAAGATACCGCCAACAGTAACTATAATGATTGGGTTAGCTGTGCCAATAATAGTCATACTACTTTACCTACTGGTTCCCGTTTAG
- a CDS encoding PUA domain-containing protein: protein MVINRHMLSKKDIKKLINEVPWLSEVYGTIDEAEVIKVSDVLEIYRIMNDAALVKAMVNVNNSNVSLMYPTLLAANKYPSLVKHYPVVQVDEGAVKPIATGADVMRPGIRELIGSFKTGDVVLVKSPGGRIIAVTVSLYNSDEVLNMSRGKVLKNIHHIDDEVWRLMSEVHEHK from the coding sequence ATGGTTATTAATAGGCACATGCTCAGTAAGAAGGATATTAAGAAGCTCATTAATGAAGTTCCATGGTTAAGCGAGGTTTATGGAACCATTGATGAGGCTGAAGTCATCAAGGTTAGTGACGTATTGGAAATATATAGGATTATGAATGATGCTGCGCTGGTTAAGGCAATGGTTAATGTAAATAACTCCAATGTTAGCTTAATGTACCCAACACTGCTTGCAGCCAATAAGTACCCATCATTAGTGAAGCATTACCCAGTGGTTCAAGTTGATGAAGGGGCGGTTAAGCCAATAGCCACTGGGGCTGATGTAATGAGACCTGGAATAAGGGAATTAATTGGGTCTTTTAAGACCGGTGACGTGGTCTTAGTTAAGAGTCCTGGGGGAAGGATCATAGCTGTTACGGTTAGTTTATACAATAGTGATGAGGTTCTTAACATGAGTAGGGGGAAGGTGCTTAAGAATATTCACCACATTGATGATGAGGTTTGGAGATTAATGAGTGAAGTGCATGAGCATAAGTAA